A part of Streptantibioticus cattleyicolor NRRL 8057 = DSM 46488 genomic DNA contains:
- a CDS encoding MFS transporter — protein MPSDHSTAGERTDADAEAVPPGPPVPPGPPPARLVLLFAVACGSAVANVYFAQPLLVTLGERFSLGSGLLGSIVTITQLGYAAGLILLVPLGDLMRRRRLITVQLALLAVALTAAGLAPVTAALLSALAAVGALAVVTQTMVAAAASLTAPAFRGRVVGAVTSGVITGILLARTVAGVVADLAGWRCVYLLSAVVTATLAVLLRRALPAGEPRAAGLPYRRLLRSTVALFARHPLLRIRGALALLVFAAFSTLWSSVVQPLSGPPWSLSHTAIGAFGLAGAAGAVAAGIAGRWNDRGLAQRTTGAGLVLLAVSWLPLAFTGHSLWALAIGALLLDFAVQAVHVTNQSLIYAVRPDAGSRIIGGYMVFYSAGSALGAVGSSLAYAAAGWTGVSVLGTAFSCAALLLWAVTVGPQRRWSHGTR, from the coding sequence ATGCCGAGCGACCACTCGACGGCGGGGGAGCGGACGGACGCGGACGCCGAGGCCGTACCGCCCGGGCCACCCGTACCACCGGGGCCGCCGCCCGCACGACTGGTCCTGCTCTTCGCCGTCGCCTGCGGCAGCGCGGTGGCCAACGTCTACTTCGCCCAGCCGCTGCTGGTGACGCTCGGCGAGCGCTTCTCGCTCGGCTCCGGCCTGCTCGGCTCGATCGTCACCATCACCCAACTCGGATACGCGGCCGGCTTGATCCTGCTCGTCCCGCTCGGCGACCTGATGCGCCGGCGGCGGCTGATCACCGTCCAACTCGCCCTGCTCGCCGTCGCGTTGACCGCCGCCGGGCTGGCGCCCGTGACCGCCGCGCTGCTCTCCGCGCTCGCCGCGGTCGGCGCGCTCGCCGTCGTCACCCAGACGATGGTCGCCGCGGCAGCCTCGCTCACGGCTCCGGCGTTCCGCGGACGGGTGGTCGGAGCGGTCACCAGCGGGGTGATCACCGGCATCCTGCTGGCCCGCACGGTCGCGGGGGTCGTGGCCGACCTGGCCGGATGGCGCTGCGTCTACCTCCTGTCGGCCGTAGTGACCGCGACCCTCGCCGTACTGTTGCGCCGCGCCCTGCCGGCCGGGGAACCGCGGGCGGCCGGGCTGCCGTACCGGCGGCTGCTGAGGTCGACCGTCGCCCTGTTCGCCCGCCACCCGCTGCTGCGGATCCGGGGCGCGCTGGCACTGCTGGTCTTCGCGGCCTTCAGCACCCTGTGGAGCAGCGTCGTCCAGCCGCTCAGCGGCCCGCCGTGGTCGCTGTCGCACACCGCGATCGGCGCGTTCGGCCTCGCCGGAGCGGCCGGAGCCGTGGCCGCCGGGATCGCCGGCCGCTGGAACGACCGAGGGCTCGCGCAGCGGACCACCGGCGCCGGGCTGGTCCTGCTCGCGGTGTCATGGCTCCCGCTGGCGTTCACCGGGCACTCGCTGTGGGCGCTGGCGATCGGCGCGCTCCTGCTGGACTTCGCCGTCCAAGCCGTGCACGTCACCAACCAGTCCCTCATCTACGCGGTGCGCCCGGACGCCGGAAGCAGGATCATCGGCGGCTACATGGTCTTCTACTCGGCGGGCAGCGCCCTCGGTGCCGTCGGATCCTCACTGGCGTACGCCGCGGCCGGGTGGACCGGGGTGTCCGTGCTGGGAACCGCCTTCAGCTGCGCCGCCCTGCTGTTGTGGGCGGTCACCGTGGGCCCGCAGCGGCGTTGGTCACACGGAACGAGATGA
- a CDS encoding SMI1/KNR4 family protein: MSPSSPSTVAEWRGFLEDYSAKFLASDYLRQAEADGQAPFPVSDTQRESGWLGREPATEEEVRAAEERLGVRLPPAYRSFLLTSNGWNSIGPVDLLKADEIAWFAEREAWLVDAWSEPGEDFFIGDFAMLDRCLVIANDDGGGGCYWLLHADGARGNGEWTAYEWWPGDGDVPQGSVSGDFAALVTSTAENIT; the protein is encoded by the coding sequence ATGTCACCATCCTCTCCGTCGACGGTCGCCGAGTGGCGCGGGTTCCTCGAGGACTACAGCGCCAAGTTCCTCGCCTCGGACTACCTCCGGCAGGCCGAGGCGGACGGGCAGGCACCGTTTCCGGTGAGTGACACCCAGCGCGAGTCCGGCTGGCTGGGCCGCGAGCCGGCGACCGAGGAGGAAGTCCGGGCCGCCGAGGAACGGCTCGGGGTCCGGCTGCCGCCCGCGTACCGCAGCTTCCTGCTGACCAGCAACGGCTGGAACTCCATCGGCCCGGTCGATCTGCTCAAGGCCGACGAGATCGCCTGGTTCGCCGAACGCGAGGCGTGGCTCGTCGACGCCTGGTCCGAACCGGGCGAGGACTTCTTCATCGGTGACTTCGCGATGCTCGACCGCTGCCTGGTGATCGCCAACGACGACGGCGGCGGCGGTTGTTACTGGCTGCTCCACGCGGACGGCGCCCGGGGGAACGGTGAGTGGACCGCGTACGAGTGGTGGCCGGGCGACGGCGACGTTCCCCAGGGCTCCGTCTCCGGTGACTTCGCCGCGCTCGTCACGAGCACGGCGGAGAACATCACGTAG
- a CDS encoding helix-turn-helix domain-containing protein: MDAPARRPQRTGQPEAELVRCPPAAPLRGPVLGYRGFRIGVRRTRQRLMLPDGIVKLMIGFGDPVRVVDAVDPRQDVRAVSMANPVRVRAAVGEHTGSLHGVTVLLTPLAGYRLFRVPMAEWSDLALDPADLLGPVVGQLSDRLAELPCWADRFALLDRVLATWLAEGPVPSPEVVHAWRELRRTGGRIRVEELAAETGWSRRTLERRFRQQIGHPPKAVAQIVRLQGALRLLEAGGSCARAAAEAGYHDQAHFDHTFRAMTGRTPGQFRRARAHADPADPSDFVPDQVTSVLLAGARG, from the coding sequence ATGGACGCGCCTGCCCGGAGACCGCAGCGCACCGGGCAGCCGGAGGCGGAACTCGTCCGGTGCCCGCCCGCGGCACCGCTGCGCGGCCCGGTACTCGGCTACCGCGGGTTCCGCATCGGCGTCCGGCGTACCCGGCAGCGGCTGATGCTCCCGGACGGGATCGTGAAGCTGATGATCGGCTTCGGTGATCCGGTGCGCGTGGTGGACGCGGTCGACCCGCGGCAGGACGTGCGGGCGGTGTCGATGGCCAACCCCGTCCGGGTGCGGGCGGCGGTCGGCGAGCACACCGGATCCCTGCACGGGGTGACGGTGCTGCTCACCCCGCTCGCCGGTTACCGGCTGTTCCGGGTGCCCATGGCCGAGTGGTCGGACCTCGCGCTGGACCCCGCCGACCTGCTGGGGCCCGTGGTGGGCCAGCTCTCGGACCGGCTGGCCGAACTGCCGTGCTGGGCCGACCGGTTCGCCCTGCTGGACCGGGTGCTGGCGACCTGGCTGGCAGAGGGCCCGGTGCCGTCGCCGGAAGTCGTCCACGCCTGGCGGGAGTTACGGCGTACCGGCGGCCGGATCCGGGTGGAGGAGCTGGCGGCGGAGACCGGGTGGAGCCGGCGCACCCTGGAACGCCGGTTCCGCCAGCAGATCGGGCATCCGCCGAAGGCCGTGGCGCAGATCGTCCGGCTCCAGGGCGCGCTGCGGCTGCTGGAGGCCGGCGGCTCCTGCGCCCGGGCCGCCGCGGAGGCCGGCTACCACGACCAGGCGCACTTCGACCACACCTTCCGTGCCATGACCGGCCGCACGCCCGGGCAGTTCCGCCGCGCCCGGGCCCACGCGGATCCGGCCGACCCGTCGGACTTCGTACCGGACCAGGTGACCAGCGTGCTGCTCGCCGGTGCCCGGGGGTGA
- a CDS encoding DUF6069 family protein, with amino-acid sequence MTGPADYRGYPGYDERRESGRRPTVAAGRLWATGVATAAVAALAAVVVTLLVRGVFGVAVFAPRHAGAWGDATTGYLAAVSAGAALVATGLLHLLLVTTAEPRRFFVCITSLVTVAMMLLPFANGLGLAAEFGTAAVYLAVGAAVTGLLSAAAGSVV; translated from the coding sequence ATGACAGGCCCAGCTGACTACCGTGGTTATCCGGGGTACGACGAACGCCGGGAGTCGGGGCGTCGGCCGACGGTGGCGGCGGGGCGGTTGTGGGCGACCGGGGTCGCCACGGCGGCGGTTGCGGCGTTGGCGGCGGTCGTCGTCACGTTGCTGGTGCGGGGGGTGTTCGGCGTCGCCGTCTTCGCGCCACGGCACGCGGGTGCGTGGGGCGATGCCACCACCGGTTACCTCGCCGCCGTGTCGGCCGGCGCGGCGCTGGTGGCCACCGGGCTGCTCCATCTGCTGCTGGTGACCACCGCCGAGCCGCGCCGCTTCTTCGTCTGCATCACCTCGCTGGTGACGGTCGCGATGATGTTGCTGCCGTTCGCCAACGGGCTCGGTCTCGCCGCCGAGTTCGGGACGGCCGCCGTGTACCTGGCGGTCGGGGCGGCCGTCACCGGACTGTTGTCCGCCGCGGCCGGATCCGTCGTGTGA
- a CDS encoding alpha/beta hydrolase: MSRQQRAKLDAMVRKPQPEGPRSVEEIRAGFRALMARMIVPAGIRTRDTTLGERPAVLVEPADAPRAGTILYFHGGSYVAGSPWTAMSLTGNLVTRTGFRALSLDYRLAPEHPFPAAIDDALSAYRALLDGGEDPSAIAFAGDSAGGGLTVTTCLAARDAGLPMPAAIVAFSPGLDLTRTGGSMVTKAGIDPFFTREGMAPTGAMYLAGRDPRHPLLSPATLADLTGFPPILLQVGTNEVLLDDSTRLAARARDAGVDVVLDVTADVPHVFQAFAGVLDEADEALDRAALFLGQRIRPRETAPTRQR; this comes from the coding sequence ATGAGCAGGCAGCAGCGCGCGAAGCTCGACGCGATGGTGCGGAAGCCGCAGCCCGAGGGTCCCCGGTCGGTGGAGGAGATCCGCGCCGGATTCCGGGCGTTGATGGCGCGGATGATCGTTCCGGCCGGGATCCGCACCCGGGACACGACGCTCGGCGAGCGGCCCGCGGTACTGGTCGAGCCGGCCGACGCGCCGAGGGCCGGGACGATCCTGTACTTCCACGGCGGGTCGTACGTGGCCGGTTCACCGTGGACGGCGATGTCGCTGACGGGGAACCTGGTGACCAGGACCGGGTTCAGGGCTCTCTCGCTGGACTACCGGCTCGCCCCCGAGCACCCGTTCCCGGCCGCGATCGACGACGCGCTCAGCGCCTACCGCGCGCTGCTCGACGGCGGTGAGGACCCTTCGGCGATCGCGTTCGCCGGAGATTCCGCCGGCGGCGGGCTCACCGTCACCACCTGCCTCGCCGCCCGTGACGCCGGGCTGCCGATGCCCGCCGCGATCGTGGCGTTCTCCCCCGGGCTCGACCTGACCCGGACCGGCGGGAGCATGGTCACCAAGGCGGGCATCGATCCGTTCTTCACGCGTGAGGGCATGGCACCCACCGGGGCGATGTACCTCGCCGGACGGGACCCGCGCCACCCGCTGCTCAGCCCGGCCACCCTCGCCGACCTGACCGGCTTCCCGCCGATACTCCTCCAGGTGGGCACCAACGAGGTGCTCCTGGACGACTCGACCCGCCTGGCCGCCCGCGCGCGGGACGCCGGGGTCGACGTCGTCCTGGACGTCACCGCCGACGTACCCCACGTCTTCCAGGCGTTCGCCGGCGTCCTGGACGAGGCCGACGAGGCGCTCGACCGCGCGGCGCTCTTCCTCGGCCAGCGCATCCGCCCCCGGGAGACGGCGCCCACCCGGCAACGGTGA
- a CDS encoding GNAT family N-acetyltransferase, whose amino-acid sequence MYRIEEAYPSVDEYRRLRASVGWRSPSPADCQVALEATVFSVVARHRGEAVGMARIVGDKVLYLLIVDVAVHPDHQGRGLGRRMIDELTRWTSANGTRSTMLVAGPDVVPFYEALGFRPDPGRLMKRP is encoded by the coding sequence ATGTACCGGATCGAAGAGGCTTATCCCAGCGTTGACGAATACCGGCGGCTGCGGGCATCGGTGGGCTGGCGGTCCCCCTCCCCCGCCGATTGCCAGGTCGCTTTGGAGGCGACGGTGTTCTCCGTCGTGGCCCGCCACCGGGGCGAGGCGGTCGGTATGGCCCGGATCGTCGGCGACAAGGTCCTCTACCTGCTGATCGTCGATGTCGCCGTGCACCCCGACCACCAGGGACGCGGCCTGGGCCGCCGCATGATCGACGAGCTCACGCGGTGGACGTCCGCGAACGGGACGCGTTCCACGATGCTGGTGGCCGGCCCCGACGTCGTCCCCTTCTACGAGGCCCTCGGCTTCCGCCCCGACCCCGGCCGGCTCATGAAACGCCCCTGA
- a CDS encoding cytidine/deoxycytidylate deaminase family protein has product MTTQPHHVDHELVQAAAHVARTRCRGDNHTMAAAARARDGRVITAVNAYHFTGGPCAELVLIGTAAAQGAYELDTIVAVGDRDRGVVPPCGRCRQVLLDYFPAIGVIVGTDDQLRTVPVTELLPESYVWADHQLAD; this is encoded by the coding sequence ATGACCACACAGCCCCACCACGTCGACCACGAACTCGTCCAGGCCGCGGCCCACGTCGCCCGCACCCGTTGCCGGGGCGACAACCACACCATGGCAGCCGCGGCCCGCGCCCGGGACGGCCGTGTCATCACCGCGGTGAACGCCTACCACTTCACCGGCGGCCCCTGCGCCGAACTGGTCCTCATCGGCACGGCGGCGGCCCAGGGCGCCTACGAGCTGGACACGATCGTCGCCGTCGGCGACCGTGACCGGGGCGTCGTACCCCCGTGCGGCCGGTGCCGCCAGGTCCTGCTCGACTACTTCCCCGCCATCGGCGTCATCGTCGGCACGGACGACCAGCTGCGGACCGTCCCCGTCACCGAGCTGCTGCCCGAGAGCTACGTGTGGGCGGACCACCAACTCGCCGACTGA
- a CDS encoding sigma-70 family RNA polymerase sigma factor, with protein sequence MNDETSLAERFEAERPGLRAVAYRMLGSLAEAEDAVQEAWFKLDRADVGGVRNLGAWLTTVVGRVCLDMLRSRASRREDPMPEQEGWVRLPDPVVTASARVGPEEEVLVADSVGIALMVVLETLGPAERVAFVLHDMFDVPFDDIAPGLGRTVVSTRQLASRARRRVQGATPAADTDNVRKRGVVDAFLTASRGGDFEALLAVLDPDVVARSDGGALVPSVLRRGAADVASQAIMFARFAAEARPVLVNGTPGVVAFADGRPLSVMSFTIRDGRVTGLDILTDPERLAGLGLTA encoded by the coding sequence GTGAACGACGAGACGTCCCTGGCCGAGCGCTTCGAGGCGGAGCGGCCGGGGCTGCGGGCGGTGGCCTACCGGATGCTGGGGTCGCTGGCGGAGGCCGAGGACGCCGTCCAGGAGGCGTGGTTCAAGCTCGACCGCGCGGACGTGGGCGGGGTGCGGAACCTGGGCGCCTGGCTGACCACGGTCGTCGGCCGGGTCTGCCTGGACATGCTGCGTTCGCGTGCCTCGCGGCGCGAGGACCCCATGCCCGAGCAGGAGGGATGGGTGCGGCTGCCGGACCCGGTGGTCACCGCGTCGGCCCGGGTCGGCCCCGAGGAGGAGGTCCTGGTGGCCGACTCGGTGGGCATCGCCCTCATGGTCGTGCTGGAAACCCTCGGTCCGGCCGAGCGGGTCGCCTTCGTGCTGCACGACATGTTCGACGTGCCCTTCGACGACATCGCCCCGGGCCTCGGCCGCACCGTGGTCTCCACCCGGCAGCTCGCCAGCCGCGCCCGCCGCCGCGTCCAGGGCGCCACCCCGGCCGCCGACACCGACAACGTCCGCAAACGCGGCGTCGTCGACGCCTTCCTGACCGCCTCCCGCGGCGGTGACTTCGAAGCGCTGCTGGCCGTGCTCGACCCCGACGTGGTCGCGCGGTCCGACGGCGGCGCGCTCGTGCCGAGCGTCCTGCGGCGCGGCGCGGCCGATGTGGCGTCCCAGGCCATCATGTTCGCCCGCTTCGCCGCGGAGGCGCGCCCGGTGCTGGTCAACGGCACCCCCGGGGTCGTCGCGTTCGCCGACGGCCGGCCGCTGTCCGTGATGTCGTTCACCATCCGCGACGGGCGCGTCACCGGGCTCGACATCCTCACCGACCCGGAGCGCCTGGCCGGGCTCGGCCTGACCGCCTGA
- a CDS encoding winged helix-turn-helix transcriptional regulator, with the protein MVARTRFDADPCPVARSIDAIGDWWSLLIVRDAFDGSRRFGQFQRSLGIAKNILTTRLRVLEQAGVMTTAPASDGSPYQEYVLTEKGRALFPVIVALRQWGETHCFAPGEPHSRLLDRHHGRPLSPLEIHSADGRPIGPDDTVVEKLATG; encoded by the coding sequence ATGGTTGCCCGTACCCGGTTCGACGCCGACCCCTGCCCGGTCGCCCGGTCGATCGACGCCATCGGCGACTGGTGGTCGCTGCTGATCGTGCGGGACGCCTTCGACGGCAGCCGGCGCTTCGGCCAGTTCCAGCGGAGCCTGGGCATCGCCAAGAACATCCTCACCACCCGGCTGCGCGTCCTGGAGCAGGCCGGGGTGATGACCACCGCTCCGGCCTCCGACGGCAGCCCCTACCAGGAATACGTCCTCACCGAAAAGGGCCGCGCCCTCTTCCCCGTCATCGTCGCCCTCCGGCAATGGGGCGAGACCCACTGCTTCGCCCCCGGCGAACCCCACTCACGGCTGCTCGACCGTCACCACGGCCGCCCGCTGAGCCCGTTGGAGATCCACTCCGCCGACGGACGTCCGATCGGCCCGGACGACACGGTCGTCGAAAAGCTCGCCACCGGCTGA
- a CDS encoding MarR family winged helix-turn-helix transcriptional regulator, whose amino-acid sequence MASTSSGGPVDLPGFFADLVRCETRLYNALNDRLRERHAIVTSQFEFLRFLRDHPGSRVADLATEFAIGIGATSKGADRLEKHGWVIRRPNPADRRSSLLHLTDDGLRLVEAAQETFTETLGELTAATLNSPTGPPAAQALADLRSALERDQIGLPTG is encoded by the coding sequence ATGGCATCCACGTCAAGCGGTGGCCCGGTCGACCTCCCGGGCTTCTTCGCCGATCTCGTCCGCTGTGAGACGCGCCTGTACAACGCGCTCAACGACCGTCTGCGCGAGCGGCACGCGATCGTCACCTCGCAGTTCGAGTTCCTGCGCTTCCTGCGCGACCACCCCGGCTCCCGCGTCGCCGACCTCGCCACCGAGTTCGCCATCGGCATCGGAGCCACCAGCAAGGGCGCCGACCGCCTGGAGAAGCACGGCTGGGTCATACGGCGCCCCAACCCCGCCGACCGCCGCTCATCCCTGCTGCACCTCACCGACGACGGCCTGCGACTCGTCGAGGCGGCACAGGAAACCTTCACCGAGACCCTCGGCGAACTCACCGCGGCCACCCTCAACAGCCCCACGGGACCGCCCGCCGCCCAGGCCCTCGCCGACCTCCGCTCCGCACTCGAACGCGACCAGATCGGCCTGCCCACAGGCTGA